The genome window TACCTTTTGATCAAAGCACAATCTCCAATAACCTTCAACGACTCAAAAAATGTGGCTTTGTTAAACAACAAGCAAAAGGAAGAGAACGCATCTATTCACTCAATAAGGAAACGATAGAACCGCTCATTAAACTTATTCATAAACACATCAAAAAATACTGTGTGAGGTGCATTCAATGAAACAACACTTACGAAAGGAAAACATCATCGCAGGAAGCATAGCAGGACTTTTAGGATCTCTGTGCTGCGTAACGCCCCTAGTTCTCGTTCTTCTCGGCATGAGCAGCGTCTCAGGAGCAATGGCACTTGCAGGAACACTCGCAACAACGTATAGGTGGACTGTCTTCATACCGCTCGCGACTCTTTTCCTCCTCCTCTCCTTGTACTTCTCTATCAAGAAAAAAGAAGGCGCCTGCAACGTAAATCTTATCAAAAAACACAGATACTTTGTCCTCACTACCATAGGCATAGCACTCATCGTCTGGGTACTCCTACTCTACGTCATCGTCCCAGCATTATTCAAGGTGATAGCATGAAAGCAACACTTACCTGTCCGAAATGCGGGCACAAACAAGAAGGAGAAATACCGACCAACAAATGCCAGGCATTTTACCTGTGTGAGTCCTGCAAAGAACTCATTCAAGCTAA of Candidatus Woesearchaeota archaeon contains these proteins:
- a CDS encoding ArsR family transcriptional regulator → MEIFEIDAAYDYFLATLSNKTRLRILEELFKGPKNVSQLTQALPFDQSTISNNLQRLKKCGFVKQQAKGRERIYSLNKETIEPLIKLIHKHIKKYCVRCIQ